From the genome of Aquila chrysaetos chrysaetos chromosome 12, bAquChr1.4, whole genome shotgun sequence, one region includes:
- the MRPL37 gene encoding 39S ribosomal protein L37, mitochondrial, protein MAAAAGQPMALRRAAARVRGILTRGILTRAAPPRHRGPLPRTPWTTRGPPPEELARLVERRPVREQVELDTITYAGRQHFMPGLARPSFPPWDRGWHDPRHSPGPRYEEMPLYKERGCYICHQGVRMLEGVRQAQWLTKTKLVEGLPPSVLSIVDDPAHQLEDYEERVKRVISHARLWDTTEAIPKREHYCPVLFEDLIHLCRLMSVKYPSLTKRMLARNYKIAATWERESILLQVRGLNGILMNSVAPIPPVASKEEILATEEHVLETFYPISPTIDLQEVNVYQELNSTGFRDGYPYSHPHTLFFLESANIRPKRFRPEQLRAKMLMFAFGNALAKAKVLYGNDPKVLEQPIVVQSVGTDGQLFQFMVFQLNTTDLVSGDGIKNLVWIDSDQNLYEKAQCISVVKKRVVTKPAGIYGFQPDTFKKFLALYLHGTV, encoded by the exons atggcggcggcggcggggcagccgATGGCGCtgaggcgggcggcggcgcgggtCCGCGGCATCCTCACCCGCGGCATCCTCacccgcgccgcgccgcctcGTCACCGCGGGCCGCTGCCCCGTACGCCCTGGACCACCCGCGGGCCGCCGCCGGAGGAGCTGGCCCGGCTGGTGGAGCGGCGGCCGGTGCGGGAGCAGGTGGAGCTCGACACCATCACGTACGCCGGGCGGCAGCACTTCATGCCCGGCCTGGCCCGGCCCAGCTTCCCGCCCTGGGACCGCGGCTGGCACGACCCCAGGCACTCGCCGGGGCCGCGCTACGAGGAGATGCCGCTGTACAAGGAGCGCGGCTGCTACATCTGCCACCAAGGCGTCCGCATGCTGGAAG GAGTTCGGCAAGCGCAGTGGCTCACCAAGACGAAGCTGGTGGAAGGTTTGCCTCCGTCGGTGCTGAGCATCGTTGATGACCCGGCTCACCAGCTCGAGGACTACGAGGAGAGGGTAAAGCGTGTGATCTCACACGCGCGGCTCTGGGACACGACAGAAGCTATTCCCAAGAGAGAACATTATTG CCCAGTACTGTTTGAAGACTTGATACATTTATGTCGGTTAATGTCTGTGAAGTATCCTTCTCTGACTAAAAGAATGTTGGCTAGAAACTACAAGATAGCAGCTACGTGGGAAAGAG AATCCATTCTCCTTCAGGTCCGTGGCCTGAATGGAATACTTATGAACTCTGTGGCCCCAATACCACCAGTAGCCTCCAAGGAGGAGATActggccactgaagaacatgtTCTGGAGACCTTCTATCCCATCTCTCCTACAATTGATCTTCAGGAAGTGAATGTGTACCAAGAGCTCAACAGTACAG GTTTTCGAGATGGTTATCCGTACTCTCATCCTCACACTCTGTTCTTCCTGGAATCGGCCAACATTCGTCCTAAGAGGTTCAGACCAGAACAACTTCGTGCTAAAATGCTGATGTTTGCTTTTGGCAATGCGCTGGCAAAGGCTAAGGTGCTGTATGGG AATGATCCCAAGGTTTTGGAGCAGCCAATAGTGGTGCAAAGCGTTGGCACAGATGGCCAGCTCTTCCAGTTCATGGTGTTCCAGTTAAATACAACAGACCTTGTCTCTGGCGATGGCATAAAAAATCTAGTCTGGATTGACTCCGATCAGAATCTGTATGAAAAAGCCCAGTGTATTTCAGTAGTCAAGAAGAGAGTTGTTACG aagccCGCTGGAATATATGGCTTTCAGCCAGACACATTCAAGAAGTTTCTGGCACTGTATCTGCATGGAACTGTGTGA